One stretch of Vulpes lagopus strain Blue_001 chromosome X, ASM1834538v1, whole genome shotgun sequence DNA includes these proteins:
- the USP11 gene encoding ubiquitin carboxyl-terminal hydrolase 11 isoform X5: MAAVAANVAAAAEDREPQREAVPGLESQWRQIENSESGRERPLRAGESWFLVEQHWYKQWEVYVQGGDQDSGTFPGCINNADLFEDQVNWHLRKGLVEGEDYVLLPAAAWHYLVNWYGLEHGQPPIERKVVELPSVQKVEVYPVELLLVRHSDMDTPHTAQFSHTDSVDLVLRTAREHFLVSPQEETRLWIKNAEGSFERLCNTRVTVLDAALKTGQVVIMETRNKDGTWPSAQPQAVNTALEEEEEFQGQPGICGLTNLGNTCFMNSALQCLSNVPQLTEYFLKNRYLEELNFCNPLGMKGEIAEAYADLVKQAWSGHHRSIVPHVFKTKVGHFASQFLGYQQHDSQELLSFLLDGLHEDLNRVKKKEYVELCDAAGRPDQEVAQEAWQNHKRRNDSVIVDTFHGLFKSTLVCPDCGNVSVTFDPFCYLSVPLPVSHKRVMEVFFVSMDPRRKPEQHRLVVPKKGKISDLCVALAKHTGMSPERMMVADVFSHRFYKIYQLEESLSSILDRDDIFIYEVSGRSAIGENSREDVVLPIYLRERTPARDYNNSYYGLMLFGHPLLVSVPRDRLSWDALYHILLYRLSRYVTRPSSDDEDDGDEKGHVAGASSQDSGPEQAGPSSGVAGGSRAPVDNSPGPSHWPQRARRKHLFTLQTVNSNGTSDRSTFNEDTHGVSFSSQPYIAIDWEPEMKKRYYDEVEAEGYVKHDCVGYVLKKAPVRLQECIELFTTVETLEKENPWYCPTCKQHQLATKKLDLWMLPETLIIHLKRFSYTKFSREKLDTLVEFPIRDLDFSEFVIKPQNESAPELYKYDLIAVSNHYGGLRDGHYTTFACNKDSGQWHYFDDNSVSPVTENQIESKAAYVLFYQRQDVARRLQPQPSSSDPPASPACGSPPNSEFMDVN; this comes from the exons ATGGCGGCGGTCGCAGCGAATGTGGCGGCTGCGGCTGAAGACCGAGAGCCGCAGCGCGAAGCGGTGCCGGGCCTGGAGAGCCAGTGGCGCCAAATCGAGAACAGCGAGAGTGGGCGAGAGCGTCCACTGCGTGCGGGCGAAAGCTG GTTCCTCGTGGAACAGCACTGGTACAAACAGTGGGAAGTGTACGTGCAGGGAGGAGACCAGGACTCCGGCACATTCCCTGGCTGCATCAATAATGCTGACCTCTTTGAAG ACCAGGTAAACTGGCACCTCAGGAAGGGTCTAGTGGAAGGTGAGGACTATGTGCTGCTCCCAGCGGCTGCTTGGCATTACCTGGTCAACTGGTATGGTCTAGAGCATGGCCAGCCACCCATTGAACGCAAG GTTGTGGAGCTGCCCAGCGTCCAGAAGGTGGAAGTGTACCCAGTAGAACTGCTGCTTGTCCGGCACAGTGATATGGACACACCTCACACTGCTCAATTCAGCCATACAGATTCTGTTG ACCTCGTTTTGCGCACCGCCCGAGAGCACTTCCTGGTGAGCCCTCAGGAAGAGACACGGCTGTGGATCAAGAACGCAGAGGGCTCTTTCGAGAGGTTGTGCAACACACGTGTCACAGTGCTTGACGCTGCCCTCAAGACAGGgcag GTGGTCATTATGGAGACCCGAAACAAGGATGGCACTTGGCCCAGTGCCCAGCCACAGGCTGT GAACACTGcattggaggaggaggaggaattcCAGGGCCAGCCAGGCATCTGCGGTCTCACCAACCTGGGCAACACGTGCTTCATGAACTCAGCCCTGCAG TGCCTCAGCAATGTGCCACAGCTCACCGAGTACTTCCTCAAAAACCGCTACCTAGAAGAGCTCAACTTCTGCAACCCACTGGGCATGAAGGGTGAGATCGCAGAGGCCTACGCAGACCTGGTGAAGCAGGCCTGGTCCGGCCACCACCGGTCCATTGTGCCCCATGTGTTCAAG ACCAAGGTTGGCCACTTTGCATCCCAGTTTCTGGGCTACCAGCAGCATGACTCACAGGAGCTGCTGTCGTTCCTCCTGGATGGGCTACATGAGGACCTCAATCGTGTCAAGAAGAAGGAATATGTGGAGTTGTGTGATGCTGCTGGACGGCCAGATCAG GAGGTCGCTCAGGAGGCCTGGCAGAACCACAAACGGCGGAATGATTCTGTGATTGTGGACACTTTCCATGGTCTCTTCAAGTCCACGCTGGTGTGCCCTGATTGCGGCAACGTATCTGTGACCTTCGACCCTTTCTGCTACCTCAGTGTCCCACTGCCTGTCAGCCACAAGAGGGTCATGGAGGTCTTCTTTGTCTCCATGGATCCTCGCCGCAAGCCGGAGCAG CACCGGCTCGTGGTCCCCAAGAAGGGCAAGATCTCGGATCTGTGTGTGGCTCTGGCCAAACACACTGGCATGTCGCCAGAAAGG ATGATGGTGGCTGACGTCTTTAGCCACCGCTTCTATAAGATCTACCAGCTGGAGGAGTCTCTGAGCAGCATCTTGGACCGCGATGATATTTTCAT aTATGAGGTGTCGGGCAGGTCTGCTATTGGTGAAAACTCCAGGGAAGACGTTGTACTTCCTATCTACCTGCGGGAGCGCACCCCAGCCCGGGACTACAACAACTCCTACTATGGCCTGATGCTCTTTGGGCACCCTCTCCTGGTGTCGGTGCCCCGTGACCGGCTCTCCTGGGATGCCCTCTATCACATCCTGCTGTACCGCCTCTC GCGCTATGTGACCAGACCCAGCTCAGATGACGAAGATGATGGGGATGAGAAAG GACACGTGGCTGGGGCCAGCTCCCAGGATTCTGGGCCGGAGCAGGCGGGGCCCAGCTCTGGAGTCGCAGGCGGAAGCCGTGCCCCCGTGGACAACTCCCCTGGACCATCTCACTGGCCCCAGAGGGCACGGCGCAAGCACCTGTTCACCCTGCAGACAGTGAACTCTAATGGGACCAGCGACCGCTCAACCTTCAACGAGGATACCCATGGTGTCTCCTTCAGCT CCCAGCCGTACATTGCCATCGATTGGGAGCCAGAGATGAAGAAGCGTTACTATGACGAGGTGGAGGCTGAG GGCTACGTGAAACATGACTGTGTTGGGTACGTGCTGAAGAAGGCTCCTGTGCGGCTGCAGGAGTGCATTGAGCTCTTCACCACTGTCGAGACTCTGGAGAAGGAAAATCCCTG GTACTGCCCCACCTGCAAGCAGCACCAGCTGGCCACCAAGAAGCTGGACCTGTGGATGCTGCCCGAGACACTCATCATCCACCTGAAGCGCTTCTCCTATACCAAGTTCTCCCGCGAGAAGCTGGACACCCTTGTGGAGTTTCCTATCCG GGACCTGGACTTCTCCGAGTTTGTCATCAAGCCGCAGAATGAGTCAGCTCCAGAGCTGTACAAATATGATCTCATCGCAGTTTCCAATCATTACGGGGGCCTGCGTGACGGACACT ACACAACATTTGCCTGCAACAAGGACAGCGGCCAGTGGCATTACTTTGATGACAACAGTGTCTCACCTGTAACTGAGAATCAGATCGAG TCCAAGGCAGCCTATGTCCTCTTCTACCAACGCCAGGATGTGGCGCGTCGCCTGCAACCCCAGCCCAGTTCATCTGACCCCCCGGCATCCCCTGCCTGCGGTTCCCCACCCAACTCTGAGTTCATGGATGTAAACTGA
- the USP11 gene encoding ubiquitin carboxyl-terminal hydrolase 11 isoform X4 yields MAAVAANVAAAAEDREPQREAVPGLESQWRQIENSESGRERPLRAGESWFLVEQHWYKQWEVYVQGGDQDSGTFPGCINNADLFEDQVNWHLRKGLVEGEDYVLLPAAAWHYLVNWYGLEHGQPPIERKVVELPSVQKVEVYPVELLLVRHSDMDTPHTAQFSHTDSVDLVLRTAREHFLVSPQEETRLWIKNAEGSFERLCNTRVTVLDAALKTGQVVIMETRNKDGTWPSAQPQAVNTALEEEEEFQGQPGICGLTNLGNTCFMNSALQCLSNVPQLTEYFLKNRYLEELNFCNPLGMKGEIAEAYADLVKQAWSGHHRSIVPHVFKTKVGHFASQFLGYQQHDSQELLSFLLDGLHEDLNRVKKKEYVELCDAAGRPDQEVAQEAWQNHKRRNDSVIVDTFHGLFKSTLVCPDCGNVSVTFDPFCYLSVPLPVSHKRVMEVFFVSMDPRRKPEQHRLVVPKKGKISDLCVALAKHTGMSPERMMVADVFSHRFYKIYQLEESLSSILDRDDIFIYEVSGRSAIGENSREDVVLPIYLRERTPARDYNNSYYGLMLFGHPLLVSVPRDRLSWDALYHILLYRLSRYVTRPSSDDEDDGDEKDIEDKDNIPKPGHVAGASSQDSGPEQAGPSSGVAGGSRAPVDNSPGPSHWPQRARRKHLFTLQTVNSNGTSDRSTFNEDTHAQPYIAIDWEPEMKKRYYDEVEAEGYVKHDCVGYVLKKAPVRLQECIELFTTVETLEKENPWYCPTCKQHQLATKKLDLWMLPETLIIHLKRFSYTKFSREKLDTLVEFPIRDLDFSEFVIKPQNESAPELYKYDLIAVSNHYGGLRDGHYTTFACNKDSGQWHYFDDNSVSPVTENQIESKAAYVLFYQRQDVARRLQPQPSSSDPPASPACGSPPNSEFMDVN; encoded by the exons ATGGCGGCGGTCGCAGCGAATGTGGCGGCTGCGGCTGAAGACCGAGAGCCGCAGCGCGAAGCGGTGCCGGGCCTGGAGAGCCAGTGGCGCCAAATCGAGAACAGCGAGAGTGGGCGAGAGCGTCCACTGCGTGCGGGCGAAAGCTG GTTCCTCGTGGAACAGCACTGGTACAAACAGTGGGAAGTGTACGTGCAGGGAGGAGACCAGGACTCCGGCACATTCCCTGGCTGCATCAATAATGCTGACCTCTTTGAAG ACCAGGTAAACTGGCACCTCAGGAAGGGTCTAGTGGAAGGTGAGGACTATGTGCTGCTCCCAGCGGCTGCTTGGCATTACCTGGTCAACTGGTATGGTCTAGAGCATGGCCAGCCACCCATTGAACGCAAG GTTGTGGAGCTGCCCAGCGTCCAGAAGGTGGAAGTGTACCCAGTAGAACTGCTGCTTGTCCGGCACAGTGATATGGACACACCTCACACTGCTCAATTCAGCCATACAGATTCTGTTG ACCTCGTTTTGCGCACCGCCCGAGAGCACTTCCTGGTGAGCCCTCAGGAAGAGACACGGCTGTGGATCAAGAACGCAGAGGGCTCTTTCGAGAGGTTGTGCAACACACGTGTCACAGTGCTTGACGCTGCCCTCAAGACAGGgcag GTGGTCATTATGGAGACCCGAAACAAGGATGGCACTTGGCCCAGTGCCCAGCCACAGGCTGT GAACACTGcattggaggaggaggaggaattcCAGGGCCAGCCAGGCATCTGCGGTCTCACCAACCTGGGCAACACGTGCTTCATGAACTCAGCCCTGCAG TGCCTCAGCAATGTGCCACAGCTCACCGAGTACTTCCTCAAAAACCGCTACCTAGAAGAGCTCAACTTCTGCAACCCACTGGGCATGAAGGGTGAGATCGCAGAGGCCTACGCAGACCTGGTGAAGCAGGCCTGGTCCGGCCACCACCGGTCCATTGTGCCCCATGTGTTCAAG ACCAAGGTTGGCCACTTTGCATCCCAGTTTCTGGGCTACCAGCAGCATGACTCACAGGAGCTGCTGTCGTTCCTCCTGGATGGGCTACATGAGGACCTCAATCGTGTCAAGAAGAAGGAATATGTGGAGTTGTGTGATGCTGCTGGACGGCCAGATCAG GAGGTCGCTCAGGAGGCCTGGCAGAACCACAAACGGCGGAATGATTCTGTGATTGTGGACACTTTCCATGGTCTCTTCAAGTCCACGCTGGTGTGCCCTGATTGCGGCAACGTATCTGTGACCTTCGACCCTTTCTGCTACCTCAGTGTCCCACTGCCTGTCAGCCACAAGAGGGTCATGGAGGTCTTCTTTGTCTCCATGGATCCTCGCCGCAAGCCGGAGCAG CACCGGCTCGTGGTCCCCAAGAAGGGCAAGATCTCGGATCTGTGTGTGGCTCTGGCCAAACACACTGGCATGTCGCCAGAAAGG ATGATGGTGGCTGACGTCTTTAGCCACCGCTTCTATAAGATCTACCAGCTGGAGGAGTCTCTGAGCAGCATCTTGGACCGCGATGATATTTTCAT aTATGAGGTGTCGGGCAGGTCTGCTATTGGTGAAAACTCCAGGGAAGACGTTGTACTTCCTATCTACCTGCGGGAGCGCACCCCAGCCCGGGACTACAACAACTCCTACTATGGCCTGATGCTCTTTGGGCACCCTCTCCTGGTGTCGGTGCCCCGTGACCGGCTCTCCTGGGATGCCCTCTATCACATCCTGCTGTACCGCCTCTC GCGCTATGTGACCAGACCCAGCTCAGATGACGAAGATGATGGGGATGAGAAAG ACATAGAGGATAAGGACAACATCCCCAAACCAGGACACGTGGCTGGGGCCAGCTCCCAGGATTCTGGGCCGGAGCAGGCGGGGCCCAGCTCTGGAGTCGCAGGCGGAAGCCGTGCCCCCGTGGACAACTCCCCTGGACCATCTCACTGGCCCCAGAGGGCACGGCGCAAGCACCTGTTCACCCTGCAGACAGTGAACTCTAATGGGACCAGCGACCGCTCAACCTTCAACGAGGATACCCATG CCCAGCCGTACATTGCCATCGATTGGGAGCCAGAGATGAAGAAGCGTTACTATGACGAGGTGGAGGCTGAG GGCTACGTGAAACATGACTGTGTTGGGTACGTGCTGAAGAAGGCTCCTGTGCGGCTGCAGGAGTGCATTGAGCTCTTCACCACTGTCGAGACTCTGGAGAAGGAAAATCCCTG GTACTGCCCCACCTGCAAGCAGCACCAGCTGGCCACCAAGAAGCTGGACCTGTGGATGCTGCCCGAGACACTCATCATCCACCTGAAGCGCTTCTCCTATACCAAGTTCTCCCGCGAGAAGCTGGACACCCTTGTGGAGTTTCCTATCCG GGACCTGGACTTCTCCGAGTTTGTCATCAAGCCGCAGAATGAGTCAGCTCCAGAGCTGTACAAATATGATCTCATCGCAGTTTCCAATCATTACGGGGGCCTGCGTGACGGACACT ACACAACATTTGCCTGCAACAAGGACAGCGGCCAGTGGCATTACTTTGATGACAACAGTGTCTCACCTGTAACTGAGAATCAGATCGAG TCCAAGGCAGCCTATGTCCTCTTCTACCAACGCCAGGATGTGGCGCGTCGCCTGCAACCCCAGCCCAGTTCATCTGACCCCCCGGCATCCCCTGCCTGCGGTTCCCCACCCAACTCTGAGTTCATGGATGTAAACTGA
- the USP11 gene encoding ubiquitin carboxyl-terminal hydrolase 11 isoform X1, which translates to MAAVAANVAAAAEDREPQREAVPGLESQWRQIENSESGRERPLRAGESWFLVEQHWYKQWEVYVQGGDQDSGTFPGCINNADLFEDQVNWHLRKGLVEGEDYVLLPAAAWHYLVNWYGLEHGQPPIERKVVELPSVQKVEVYPVELLLVRHSDMDTPHTAQFSHTDSVDLVLRTAREHFLVSPQEETRLWIKNAEGSFERLCNTRVTVLDAALKTGQVVIMETRNKDGTWPSAQPQAVNTALEEEEEFQGQPGICGLTNLGNTCFMNSALQCLSNVPQLTEYFLKNRYLEELNFCNPLGMKGEIAEAYADLVKQAWSGHHRSIVPHVFKTKVGHFASQFLGYQQHDSQELLSFLLDGLHEDLNRVKKKEYVELCDAAGRPDQEVAQEAWQNHKRRNDSVIVDTFHGLFKSTLVCPDCGNVSVTFDPFCYLSVPLPVSHKRVMEVFFVSMDPRRKPEQHRLVVPKKGKISDLCVALAKHTGMSPERMMVADVFSHRFYKIYQLEESLSSILDRDDIFIYEVSGRSAIGENSREDVVLPIYLRERTPARDYNNSYYGLMLFGHPLLVSVPRDRLSWDALYHILLYRLSRYVTRPSSDDEDDGDEKADIEDKDNIPKPGHVAGASSQDSGPEQAGPSSGVAGGSRAPVDNSPGPSHWPQRARRKHLFTLQTVNSNGTSDRSTFNEDTHGVSFSSQPYIAIDWEPEMKKRYYDEVEAEGYVKHDCVGYVLKKAPVRLQECIELFTTVETLEKENPWYCPTCKQHQLATKKLDLWMLPETLIIHLKRFSYTKFSREKLDTLVEFPIRDLDFSEFVIKPQNESAPELYKYDLIAVSNHYGGLRDGHYTTFACNKDSGQWHYFDDNSVSPVTENQIESKAAYVLFYQRQDVARRLQPQPSSSDPPASPACGSPPNSEFMDVN; encoded by the exons ATGGCGGCGGTCGCAGCGAATGTGGCGGCTGCGGCTGAAGACCGAGAGCCGCAGCGCGAAGCGGTGCCGGGCCTGGAGAGCCAGTGGCGCCAAATCGAGAACAGCGAGAGTGGGCGAGAGCGTCCACTGCGTGCGGGCGAAAGCTG GTTCCTCGTGGAACAGCACTGGTACAAACAGTGGGAAGTGTACGTGCAGGGAGGAGACCAGGACTCCGGCACATTCCCTGGCTGCATCAATAATGCTGACCTCTTTGAAG ACCAGGTAAACTGGCACCTCAGGAAGGGTCTAGTGGAAGGTGAGGACTATGTGCTGCTCCCAGCGGCTGCTTGGCATTACCTGGTCAACTGGTATGGTCTAGAGCATGGCCAGCCACCCATTGAACGCAAG GTTGTGGAGCTGCCCAGCGTCCAGAAGGTGGAAGTGTACCCAGTAGAACTGCTGCTTGTCCGGCACAGTGATATGGACACACCTCACACTGCTCAATTCAGCCATACAGATTCTGTTG ACCTCGTTTTGCGCACCGCCCGAGAGCACTTCCTGGTGAGCCCTCAGGAAGAGACACGGCTGTGGATCAAGAACGCAGAGGGCTCTTTCGAGAGGTTGTGCAACACACGTGTCACAGTGCTTGACGCTGCCCTCAAGACAGGgcag GTGGTCATTATGGAGACCCGAAACAAGGATGGCACTTGGCCCAGTGCCCAGCCACAGGCTGT GAACACTGcattggaggaggaggaggaattcCAGGGCCAGCCAGGCATCTGCGGTCTCACCAACCTGGGCAACACGTGCTTCATGAACTCAGCCCTGCAG TGCCTCAGCAATGTGCCACAGCTCACCGAGTACTTCCTCAAAAACCGCTACCTAGAAGAGCTCAACTTCTGCAACCCACTGGGCATGAAGGGTGAGATCGCAGAGGCCTACGCAGACCTGGTGAAGCAGGCCTGGTCCGGCCACCACCGGTCCATTGTGCCCCATGTGTTCAAG ACCAAGGTTGGCCACTTTGCATCCCAGTTTCTGGGCTACCAGCAGCATGACTCACAGGAGCTGCTGTCGTTCCTCCTGGATGGGCTACATGAGGACCTCAATCGTGTCAAGAAGAAGGAATATGTGGAGTTGTGTGATGCTGCTGGACGGCCAGATCAG GAGGTCGCTCAGGAGGCCTGGCAGAACCACAAACGGCGGAATGATTCTGTGATTGTGGACACTTTCCATGGTCTCTTCAAGTCCACGCTGGTGTGCCCTGATTGCGGCAACGTATCTGTGACCTTCGACCCTTTCTGCTACCTCAGTGTCCCACTGCCTGTCAGCCACAAGAGGGTCATGGAGGTCTTCTTTGTCTCCATGGATCCTCGCCGCAAGCCGGAGCAG CACCGGCTCGTGGTCCCCAAGAAGGGCAAGATCTCGGATCTGTGTGTGGCTCTGGCCAAACACACTGGCATGTCGCCAGAAAGG ATGATGGTGGCTGACGTCTTTAGCCACCGCTTCTATAAGATCTACCAGCTGGAGGAGTCTCTGAGCAGCATCTTGGACCGCGATGATATTTTCAT aTATGAGGTGTCGGGCAGGTCTGCTATTGGTGAAAACTCCAGGGAAGACGTTGTACTTCCTATCTACCTGCGGGAGCGCACCCCAGCCCGGGACTACAACAACTCCTACTATGGCCTGATGCTCTTTGGGCACCCTCTCCTGGTGTCGGTGCCCCGTGACCGGCTCTCCTGGGATGCCCTCTATCACATCCTGCTGTACCGCCTCTC GCGCTATGTGACCAGACCCAGCTCAGATGACGAAGATGATGGGGATGAGAAAG CAGACATAGAGGATAAGGACAACATCCCCAAACCAGGACACGTGGCTGGGGCCAGCTCCCAGGATTCTGGGCCGGAGCAGGCGGGGCCCAGCTCTGGAGTCGCAGGCGGAAGCCGTGCCCCCGTGGACAACTCCCCTGGACCATCTCACTGGCCCCAGAGGGCACGGCGCAAGCACCTGTTCACCCTGCAGACAGTGAACTCTAATGGGACCAGCGACCGCTCAACCTTCAACGAGGATACCCATGGTGTCTCCTTCAGCT CCCAGCCGTACATTGCCATCGATTGGGAGCCAGAGATGAAGAAGCGTTACTATGACGAGGTGGAGGCTGAG GGCTACGTGAAACATGACTGTGTTGGGTACGTGCTGAAGAAGGCTCCTGTGCGGCTGCAGGAGTGCATTGAGCTCTTCACCACTGTCGAGACTCTGGAGAAGGAAAATCCCTG GTACTGCCCCACCTGCAAGCAGCACCAGCTGGCCACCAAGAAGCTGGACCTGTGGATGCTGCCCGAGACACTCATCATCCACCTGAAGCGCTTCTCCTATACCAAGTTCTCCCGCGAGAAGCTGGACACCCTTGTGGAGTTTCCTATCCG GGACCTGGACTTCTCCGAGTTTGTCATCAAGCCGCAGAATGAGTCAGCTCCAGAGCTGTACAAATATGATCTCATCGCAGTTTCCAATCATTACGGGGGCCTGCGTGACGGACACT ACACAACATTTGCCTGCAACAAGGACAGCGGCCAGTGGCATTACTTTGATGACAACAGTGTCTCACCTGTAACTGAGAATCAGATCGAG TCCAAGGCAGCCTATGTCCTCTTCTACCAACGCCAGGATGTGGCGCGTCGCCTGCAACCCCAGCCCAGTTCATCTGACCCCCCGGCATCCCCTGCCTGCGGTTCCCCACCCAACTCTGAGTTCATGGATGTAAACTGA
- the USP11 gene encoding ubiquitin carboxyl-terminal hydrolase 11 isoform X2 gives MAAVAANVAAAAEDREPQREAVPGLESQWRQIENSESGRERPLRAGESWFLVEQHWYKQWEVYVQGGDQDSGTFPGCINNADLFEDQVNWHLRKGLVEGEDYVLLPAAAWHYLVNWYGLEHGQPPIERKVVELPSVQKVEVYPVELLLVRHSDMDTPHTAQFSHTDSVDLVLRTAREHFLVSPQEETRLWIKNAEGSFERLCNTRVTVLDAALKTGQVVIMETRNKDGTWPSAQPQAVNTALEEEEEFQGQPGICGLTNLGNTCFMNSALQCLSNVPQLTEYFLKNRYLEELNFCNPLGMKGEIAEAYADLVKQAWSGHHRSIVPHVFKTKVGHFASQFLGYQQHDSQELLSFLLDGLHEDLNRVKKKEYVELCDAAGRPDQEVAQEAWQNHKRRNDSVIVDTFHGLFKSTLVCPDCGNVSVTFDPFCYLSVPLPVSHKRVMEVFFVSMDPRRKPEQHRLVVPKKGKISDLCVALAKHTGMSPERMMVADVFSHRFYKIYQLEESLSSILDRDDIFIYEVSGRSAIGENSREDVVLPIYLRERTPARDYNNSYYGLMLFGHPLLVSVPRDRLSWDALYHILLYRLSRYVTRPSSDDEDDGDEKDIEDKDNIPKPGHVAGASSQDSGPEQAGPSSGVAGGSRAPVDNSPGPSHWPQRARRKHLFTLQTVNSNGTSDRSTFNEDTHGVSFSSQPYIAIDWEPEMKKRYYDEVEAEGYVKHDCVGYVLKKAPVRLQECIELFTTVETLEKENPWYCPTCKQHQLATKKLDLWMLPETLIIHLKRFSYTKFSREKLDTLVEFPIRDLDFSEFVIKPQNESAPELYKYDLIAVSNHYGGLRDGHYTTFACNKDSGQWHYFDDNSVSPVTENQIESKAAYVLFYQRQDVARRLQPQPSSSDPPASPACGSPPNSEFMDVN, from the exons ATGGCGGCGGTCGCAGCGAATGTGGCGGCTGCGGCTGAAGACCGAGAGCCGCAGCGCGAAGCGGTGCCGGGCCTGGAGAGCCAGTGGCGCCAAATCGAGAACAGCGAGAGTGGGCGAGAGCGTCCACTGCGTGCGGGCGAAAGCTG GTTCCTCGTGGAACAGCACTGGTACAAACAGTGGGAAGTGTACGTGCAGGGAGGAGACCAGGACTCCGGCACATTCCCTGGCTGCATCAATAATGCTGACCTCTTTGAAG ACCAGGTAAACTGGCACCTCAGGAAGGGTCTAGTGGAAGGTGAGGACTATGTGCTGCTCCCAGCGGCTGCTTGGCATTACCTGGTCAACTGGTATGGTCTAGAGCATGGCCAGCCACCCATTGAACGCAAG GTTGTGGAGCTGCCCAGCGTCCAGAAGGTGGAAGTGTACCCAGTAGAACTGCTGCTTGTCCGGCACAGTGATATGGACACACCTCACACTGCTCAATTCAGCCATACAGATTCTGTTG ACCTCGTTTTGCGCACCGCCCGAGAGCACTTCCTGGTGAGCCCTCAGGAAGAGACACGGCTGTGGATCAAGAACGCAGAGGGCTCTTTCGAGAGGTTGTGCAACACACGTGTCACAGTGCTTGACGCTGCCCTCAAGACAGGgcag GTGGTCATTATGGAGACCCGAAACAAGGATGGCACTTGGCCCAGTGCCCAGCCACAGGCTGT GAACACTGcattggaggaggaggaggaattcCAGGGCCAGCCAGGCATCTGCGGTCTCACCAACCTGGGCAACACGTGCTTCATGAACTCAGCCCTGCAG TGCCTCAGCAATGTGCCACAGCTCACCGAGTACTTCCTCAAAAACCGCTACCTAGAAGAGCTCAACTTCTGCAACCCACTGGGCATGAAGGGTGAGATCGCAGAGGCCTACGCAGACCTGGTGAAGCAGGCCTGGTCCGGCCACCACCGGTCCATTGTGCCCCATGTGTTCAAG ACCAAGGTTGGCCACTTTGCATCCCAGTTTCTGGGCTACCAGCAGCATGACTCACAGGAGCTGCTGTCGTTCCTCCTGGATGGGCTACATGAGGACCTCAATCGTGTCAAGAAGAAGGAATATGTGGAGTTGTGTGATGCTGCTGGACGGCCAGATCAG GAGGTCGCTCAGGAGGCCTGGCAGAACCACAAACGGCGGAATGATTCTGTGATTGTGGACACTTTCCATGGTCTCTTCAAGTCCACGCTGGTGTGCCCTGATTGCGGCAACGTATCTGTGACCTTCGACCCTTTCTGCTACCTCAGTGTCCCACTGCCTGTCAGCCACAAGAGGGTCATGGAGGTCTTCTTTGTCTCCATGGATCCTCGCCGCAAGCCGGAGCAG CACCGGCTCGTGGTCCCCAAGAAGGGCAAGATCTCGGATCTGTGTGTGGCTCTGGCCAAACACACTGGCATGTCGCCAGAAAGG ATGATGGTGGCTGACGTCTTTAGCCACCGCTTCTATAAGATCTACCAGCTGGAGGAGTCTCTGAGCAGCATCTTGGACCGCGATGATATTTTCAT aTATGAGGTGTCGGGCAGGTCTGCTATTGGTGAAAACTCCAGGGAAGACGTTGTACTTCCTATCTACCTGCGGGAGCGCACCCCAGCCCGGGACTACAACAACTCCTACTATGGCCTGATGCTCTTTGGGCACCCTCTCCTGGTGTCGGTGCCCCGTGACCGGCTCTCCTGGGATGCCCTCTATCACATCCTGCTGTACCGCCTCTC GCGCTATGTGACCAGACCCAGCTCAGATGACGAAGATGATGGGGATGAGAAAG ACATAGAGGATAAGGACAACATCCCCAAACCAGGACACGTGGCTGGGGCCAGCTCCCAGGATTCTGGGCCGGAGCAGGCGGGGCCCAGCTCTGGAGTCGCAGGCGGAAGCCGTGCCCCCGTGGACAACTCCCCTGGACCATCTCACTGGCCCCAGAGGGCACGGCGCAAGCACCTGTTCACCCTGCAGACAGTGAACTCTAATGGGACCAGCGACCGCTCAACCTTCAACGAGGATACCCATGGTGTCTCCTTCAGCT CCCAGCCGTACATTGCCATCGATTGGGAGCCAGAGATGAAGAAGCGTTACTATGACGAGGTGGAGGCTGAG GGCTACGTGAAACATGACTGTGTTGGGTACGTGCTGAAGAAGGCTCCTGTGCGGCTGCAGGAGTGCATTGAGCTCTTCACCACTGTCGAGACTCTGGAGAAGGAAAATCCCTG GTACTGCCCCACCTGCAAGCAGCACCAGCTGGCCACCAAGAAGCTGGACCTGTGGATGCTGCCCGAGACACTCATCATCCACCTGAAGCGCTTCTCCTATACCAAGTTCTCCCGCGAGAAGCTGGACACCCTTGTGGAGTTTCCTATCCG GGACCTGGACTTCTCCGAGTTTGTCATCAAGCCGCAGAATGAGTCAGCTCCAGAGCTGTACAAATATGATCTCATCGCAGTTTCCAATCATTACGGGGGCCTGCGTGACGGACACT ACACAACATTTGCCTGCAACAAGGACAGCGGCCAGTGGCATTACTTTGATGACAACAGTGTCTCACCTGTAACTGAGAATCAGATCGAG TCCAAGGCAGCCTATGTCCTCTTCTACCAACGCCAGGATGTGGCGCGTCGCCTGCAACCCCAGCCCAGTTCATCTGACCCCCCGGCATCCCCTGCCTGCGGTTCCCCACCCAACTCTGAGTTCATGGATGTAAACTGA